A single region of the Streptomyces sp. AM 4-1-1 genome encodes:
- a CDS encoding amidohydrolase — translation MTESTAPQSDQSDHRTVLLRGGDVHSPADPFATAMVVERGHVAWVGSEGAADAFASGVDEVIDLEGALVTPAFTDAHVHTTSTGLALTGLDLSAARTLPDALALVREHVASHPGDRVVLGHGWDATRWPEQRPPSRAELDAAAGGRPVYLPRVDVHSAVVTTALLDLVPGITRMPGHHPEGPLTGAAHHAVRAAAHGAVPPAQRAVAQRAALSHAASLGIGTLHECAGPEISDEDDFTGLLKLAAERPGPRVFGYWAEPVTDRKGAGRIRELGAIGAAGDLFVDGSLGSHTACLHEPYADLATDGPAGSRTGEAHLDAARIAAHVTACTEAGLQAGFHAIGDAALSAVVSGFRAAAGTLGLARVRAARHRVEHAEMLTPETVGAFAELGLTASVQPGFDAAWGGEDGMYARRLGAERARTLNPYAALLRAGVPLAFGSDSPVTPLDPWGTVRAAAFHRTPEHRISVRAGFTAHTRGGWRSVGRDDAGTLVPGAPADYAVWRTDELVVQAPDDRVARWSTDPRSGTPGLPDLTPGAALPVCLRTVVFGQTVYVRPNE, via the coding sequence TGCTGCGCGGCGGAGACGTCCACAGCCCCGCCGACCCGTTCGCCACCGCGATGGTCGTGGAACGGGGCCATGTCGCCTGGGTGGGCTCCGAGGGGGCCGCCGACGCGTTCGCGAGCGGTGTCGACGAAGTGATCGACCTGGAGGGGGCGCTGGTCACCCCGGCGTTCACCGACGCGCACGTCCACACCACGTCCACCGGCCTCGCCCTCACCGGCCTGGACCTGTCCGCCGCCCGCACCCTTCCCGACGCCCTCGCCCTCGTACGCGAGCACGTGGCCTCGCACCCGGGCGACCGCGTCGTCCTCGGACACGGCTGGGACGCCACCCGCTGGCCCGAACAGCGGCCCCCGTCCCGGGCCGAACTCGACGCCGCCGCCGGCGGCCGGCCCGTGTACCTGCCCCGCGTCGACGTGCACTCCGCGGTCGTCACCACCGCCCTCCTCGACCTGGTCCCCGGCATCACCCGCATGCCCGGTCACCATCCGGAAGGCCCGCTGACCGGCGCGGCCCACCACGCCGTGCGCGCCGCCGCCCATGGCGCCGTACCGCCCGCCCAGCGCGCCGTCGCCCAGCGCGCCGCCCTCAGCCACGCCGCCTCGCTCGGCATCGGCACCCTCCATGAGTGCGCCGGCCCCGAGATCTCGGACGAGGACGACTTCACCGGGCTGCTGAAGCTCGCCGCCGAGCGGCCGGGGCCCCGGGTCTTCGGCTACTGGGCCGAGCCGGTCACCGACCGGAAGGGGGCCGGGCGCATCCGCGAACTCGGCGCGATCGGCGCGGCCGGCGACCTCTTCGTGGACGGCTCGCTCGGCTCCCACACGGCCTGTCTGCACGAGCCGTACGCGGACCTCGCCACGGACGGTCCGGCGGGCTCGCGGACCGGCGAGGCACACCTGGACGCCGCGCGGATCGCCGCCCACGTCACCGCCTGCACCGAGGCCGGGCTCCAGGCCGGGTTCCACGCGATCGGCGACGCGGCGCTCTCCGCCGTCGTGAGCGGCTTCAGGGCCGCCGCCGGGACGCTGGGCCTCGCCCGCGTGCGCGCCGCCCGGCACCGGGTCGAGCACGCCGAGATGCTGACCCCCGAGACCGTCGGCGCCTTCGCCGAGCTGGGCCTCACGGCGTCCGTGCAGCCGGGCTTCGACGCCGCCTGGGGCGGCGAGGACGGCATGTACGCACGCCGGCTCGGCGCGGAGCGGGCCCGCACCCTCAACCCGTACGCGGCCCTGCTGCGCGCCGGGGTGCCCCTGGCGTTCGGCTCGGACAGCCCGGTGACACCGCTGGACCCGTGGGGAACCGTCCGGGCCGCCGCGTTCCACCGCACCCCCGAGCACCGGATCTCCGTACGGGCCGGATTCACCGCCCACACCCGGGGCGGCTGGCGGTCCGTCGGCCGGGACGACGCGGGCACCCTCGTGCCCGGCGCCCCCGCCGACTACGCGGTCTGGCGCACCGACGAACTCGTCGTCCAGGCACCCGACGACCGCGTCGCCCGCTGGTCGACCGACCCCAGATCGGGAACGCCCGGCCTGCCGGATCTCACCCCGGGCGCCGCCCTTCCGGTCTGCCTGCGGACCGTGGTGTTCGGACAAACTGTTTACGTACGTCCGAACGAGTGA